One window of Syngnathus acus chromosome 16, fSynAcu1.2, whole genome shotgun sequence genomic DNA carries:
- the rnf19a gene encoding E3 ubiquitin-protein ligase RNF19A, translated as MSLAKHHQFGSGSGGVMGSDRDLQSTASSISISSVKKAPKKRRLSLASLFRWRGREAKSVRRKSRELQNPGPGGLTGVDGIASIENIHSEMCCEKTSAFFTVAGTEAPSAAYVAASTSSASGPCVTASTPSSPKTESGMETELLECPLCLLQRSRESFPDIMTCHHRSCVDCLRQYLRIEISESRVNICCPECSERFNPHDICLILGDRSLMEKYEEFMLRRWLVADPDCRWCPAPDCGYAVIAFGCASCPKITCGRESCGTEFCYLCKQLWHPNQTCDAARQQRAQSLRLRTVRSSSLSSSQESAATADDIKPCPRCAAYIIKMNDGSCNHMTCAVCGCEFCWLCMKEISDLHYLSPSGCTFWGKKPWSRKKKILWQLGTLVGAPVGIALIAGIAIPAMVIGIPVYVGRKIHNRYEGKDITKHKRNLVIAGGVTLSVIVSPVVAAVTVGIGVPIMLAYVYGVVPISLCRSGGCGVSTGNGKGVRIEFDDENDMNVATGTAATDSTSVADTRNNPSISEGSVGGLTGSLSASGSQMDRLGAMRDNLSETASTTALAGASITGSLSGSAMVHYLSRLEVQADVQKDHCSLSGESGTVSLSAVSDNASTKAMAGSILNAHIPLERDGNSMEVQVDIESKPAKLRNHSGSSSVDDSGHIGHCCSNCPSNDCSTPEGQGAAAKCLSSTNSGVKKSNSKLHKKGNRGTKMNEPKEDLDAQVLGQRSPNSLECDSPSLSGSLASVSDSHSSHFSELSCCDRESMKTSCSHGSGGGDYHARFAAISPLPEVENDRLETCPASRTPPLVPRSPTSSPARAAELCSLRFIAEDNVMVCPTEWDSQRDTVQLTKESNNNQLPLQHTNQTQHKNSCKQTDI; from the exons ATGAGCTTAGCTAAGCACCATCAGTTTGGCAGTGGTAGTGGCGGGGTCATGGGCTCTGACAGGGATCTGCAATCCACCGCCTCTTCCATTTCCATTTCCTCTGTGAAGAAAGCTCCCAAGAAAAGGCGCCTATCCCTGGCTTCTCTGTTTAGATGGCGAGGGCGGGAGGCCAAATCAGTACGGCGAAAATCTCGTGAGCTGCAAAACCCCGGGCCGGGTGGGCTCACAGGTGTAGATGGCATCGCTAGCATTGAGAACATCCACTCCGAGATGTGTTGCGAAAAGACCTCTGCCTTCTTCACTGTGGCTGGGACCGAAGCTCCCTCTGCCGCTTATGTTGCTGCCTCCACCTCATCTGCCTCGGGACCTTGTGTAACTGCCTCCACCCCGTCTTCTCCCAAGACGGAGAGTGGAATGGAGACGGAGCTTTTGGAGTGCCCCCTCTGCCTTCTGCAACGCTCGAGGGAGAGTTTCCCTGACATCATGACTTGTCACCACCGCTCTTGCGTTGACTGCCTTCGGCAGTACTTGCGCATTGAAATCTCAGAGTCGCGTGTCAACATTTGTTGCCCCGAGTGCTCGGAGCGTTTCAATCCACATGACATCTGCCTGATTCTCGGCGACCGGAGTCTGATGGAGAAATATGAAGAGTTCATGCTCAGAAGGTGGTTGGTGGCTGACCCTGACTGCCGTTGGTGTCCGGCGCCCGATTGTGG GTATGCGGTTATTGCCTTTGGTTGTGCTAGCTGCCCCAAAATCACCTGCGGGAGGGAGAGTTGTGGTACAGAGTTCTGTTATCTCTGTAAGCAGTTGTGGCACCCCAACCAAACCTGTGACGCAGCACGACAGCAGAGAGCCCAAAGTCTTCGCCTCCGGACGGTTCGCTCGTCATCCCTCAGCTCCAGCCAAGAGAGCGCGGCCACAG CCGATGACATCAAGCCATGCCCACGCTGCGCTGCTTATATTATCAAAATGAATGATGGCAGCTGTAACCACATGACCTGTGCTGTCTGTGGCTGTGAGTTCTGCTGGCTTTGCATGAAAGAGATCTCAGACCTACATTACTTGAG TCCGTCAGGTTGTACCTTTTGGGGGAAGAAACCATGGAGTAGAAAGAAGAAGATTCTTTGGCAGTTGGGAACACTGGTTGGTGCCCCTGTTGGTATTGCGCTGATCGCTGGTATAGCGATCCCTGCTATGGTTATTGGCATCCCTGTTTATGTGGGAAGAAAG ATTCATAATCGCTATGAAGGTAAAGATATCACCAAACACAAAAGGAATCTCGTGATTGCAGGAGGCGTGACACTTTCTGTCATTGTGTCTCCAGTGGTTGCAGCAGTCACTGTTG GCATTGGAGTTCCCATTATGCTTGCTTATGTTTACGGTGTGGTGCCCATCTCTTTGTGCCGGAGCGGGGGCTGTGGCGTCTCCACGGGCAATGGAAAAGGTGTTCGGATAGAATTTGATGATGAGAATGACATGAATGTCGCCACCGGAACAGCAGCAACTG ATTCCACATCTGTGGCAGACACTAGAAACAATCCCAGCATCAGCGAAGGCAGTGTTGGGGGTCTGACAGGCAGTTTGAGTGCCAGTGGCAGCCAAATGGACCGACTTGGGGCCATGAGGGACAACCTGAGTGAAACGGCATCCACCACAGCCCTCGCCGGAGCCAGCATCACTGGCAGCCTCTCGGGCAGCGCCATGGTCCACTACTTAAGCAG GTTGGAAGTGCAAGCTGATGTGCAAAAGGACCATTGCAGTCTCAGTGGTGAATCTGGCACCGTCAGCCTCAGTGCCGTCAGCGACAATGCAAGCACTAAAGCGATGGCTGGATCTATTCTAAATGCTCACATTCCACTTGAAAG GGATGGGAACAGTATGGAAGTCCAAGTGGACATTGAATCCAAACCTGCCAAGCTGCGCAACcacagcggcagcagcagtgtGGACGACAGCGGCCACATTGGCCACTGTTGCTCAAACTGCCCATCTAACGACTGCTCGACCCCGGAGGGCCAAGGAGCAGCTGCCAAATGCCTTTCCTCTACCAACTCGGGAGTCaaaaagagcaacagcaaactgCACAAGAAGGGGAACAGAGGCACAAAGATGAACGAGCCAAAGGAGGACTTGGATGCTCAGGTTTTGGGGCAGCGTAGCCCTAACTCTTTAGAGTGCGACTCTCCTTCTCTGAGCGGCAGTCTAGCCTCCGTTTCGGACTCCCACTCCAGCCACTTCTCCGAGTTGAGCTGTTGTGATCGGGAGAGCATGAAAACGTCGTGTAGCCACGGCTCTGGCGGAGGCGACTACCACGCACGTTTCGCCGCCATCAGCCCCTTGCCCGAGGTGGAGAACGACAGGCTGGAGACTTGCCCTGCTTCACGGACTCCGCCCCTGGTTCCCCGCTCGCCTACCTCCTCGCCGGCTCGTGCTGCAGAGCTCTGCTCCCTCCGCTTCATCGCAGAGGACAACGTCATGGTGTGCCCCACCGAGTGGGACTCTCAGAGAGACACTGTGCAGCTAACAAAAGAAAGCAACAACAATCAGCTCCCACTACAACATACCAATCAAACCCAGCACAAGAATTCATGTAAGCAGACGGACATATAA
- the LOC119135837 gene encoding sperm-associated antigen 1-like — translation MSSAAFLQNVTSSDCRSMKIPVEHMEYDYIDKCKDAKYLEKILILLRSGKEGIYPHLIEFCESRLEKMNPRSRALRKENPVTTSSSLPADEWSLIADELRIWQDETKVTETSLKKHLMFEDVMDQNMPPIRGSNCSVPLSRNIPHKQNRVQPRDYREWDKFDVEKECQKIDGDVINEPPPISDAHPTTKVDPLLLTAEMKHLLAEREKDKGNEAFRANDYEEAVAYYSRSIAIMPSVAAYNNRAQAGIKLKQFQKAMNDCNSVLDLEPCNVKALLRRAAVHKEMGNFQMAVEDLTVVLREEPQNVAATQLLAETTKKVKEVRHGKERKGKKIIIQEEQEEDFQETILEQTRDCPVEPSQIVGGDGCSAAPAERGDMGNAQKRPHGKGDGAPHNESSHSHHGHWKGKCGSSDKYKVPQESKEKAANGAVKRGSVSPQADQAGSSSSKKAPAAPNVGEPVNLDVLCGALPLSLSRLKNEGNLLFKNGQFGEALEKYSQAIQGYSEEGIDSPDDLCILYSNRAACYLKDGNSQECIQDCTQALELQPYSLKPLLRRAMAYESLERYRKAYVDYKTVLQIDVSVQAAHDSVNRITRLLIEEDGADWREKLPDIPLVPLGAQQHRREEPPSSEVLQARAEKAAKDAERKAEVHFADMKQAGNEFVKRGQYQEALGKYSDCLKIKSEECTIYTNRALCYLKLERFSEAKQDCDAALQLEPSNKKAFYRRAMANKGLKDYLACSTDLQEVLHRDPNVQEAEKELEEVTILLKQSLIDASPTKSRKVIPITEVDGDQEASTVANSQSDSCFGEDLSRKFQPSNAYEFGQALNNACSSGNMAACADMLASTDPELLPQFLSTQLNGQTISFIVKVLDSHLLEKDPNLVYKHLNHLHTTDRFSVALMLLEKDERRLVNQLFEHLSCVEGTEFTKNDVQNLANKYI, via the exons ATGAGTTCAGCTGCCTTTCTTCAAAATGTTACTTCTTCTGACTGCAGATCTATGAAGATCCCTGTGGAGCATATGGAATATGATTATATTGATAAATGCAAGGATGCCAAATACTTGGAGAAAATCCTTATATTACTCAG GTCTGGCAAGGAGGGCATTTATCCTCATCTAATTGAGTTCTGTGAAAGTCGACTAGAGAAAATGAACCCTCGGAGCCGAGCTCTTAGGAAGGAAAATCCTGTGACCACATCCTCCAGCCTCCCAGCAGATGAATGGAGCCTTATTGCCGATGAGTTGAGG attTGGCAAGATGAAACCAAGGTGACAGAGACTTCccttaaaaaacatttaatgttTGAGGATGTTATGGATCAAAACATGCCACCTATAAGAGGGTCCAATTGCTCGGTTCCACTCAGCAGA AACATTCCTCATAAACAAAACCGTGTACAGCCACGAGATTATCGAGAATGGGACAA GTTTGATGTGGAGAAAGAATGTCAGAAAATTGATGGTGATGTCATAAACGAACCGCCTCCTATTAGCGACGCACATCCTACGACTAAAGTGGATCCTTTAt TGCTGACAGCAGAAATGAAACATCTTCTGGCAGAGCgtgaaaaagacaaaggaaatgaAGCTTTTAGGGCAAATGATTACGAGGAGGCAGTTGCGTACTACTCCAG GAGCATAGCCATCATGCCCTCGGTGGCTGCATACAATAACAGAGCCCAAGCGGGGATCAAACTCAAGCAATTTCAAAAGGCCATGAACGACTGCAACAGTGTATTGGATCTAGAACCCTGCAACGTGAAAG CTTTATTACGACGTGCCGCTGTGCACAAAGAAATGGGTAACTTCCAAATGGCTGTTGAAGACCTGACAGTGGTGCTGAGAGAAGAGCCACAAAATGTTGCAGCCACT CAACTTCTGGCTGAAACTACAAAGAAGGTGAAAGAGGTGCGACacggaaaagagagaaaaggcaaaaaaataatcatccaagaggagcaggaggaggattTCCAAGAGACAATATTGGAGCAGACTCGTG ATTGTCCGGTTGAACCCAGCCAGATTGTGGGAGGGGACGGCTGCTCAGCTGCTCCTGCGGAGAGGGGAGACATGGGTAACGCGCAAAAGAGGCCCCATGGCAAAGGGGACGGGGCCCCACACAACGAGTCTTCGCACTCCCATCACGGACACTGGAAAGGCAAATGTGGCAGCTCAGACAAGTACAAAGTCCCACAAGAAAGCAAGGAAAAGGCAGCTAATGGAGCAGTCAAGAGGGGCTCAGTGTCCCCCCAGGCTGATCAGgccggcagcagcagcagcaagaaaGCTCCAGCAGCTCCAAATGTTGGCGAACCTGTCAATCTCGATGTGCTGTGTGGAGCCCTCCCCTTGTCTCTATCCCGCTTAAAGAATGAAGGAAACCTGCTGTTTAAGAATGGACAGTTTGGCGAAGCGCTGGAAAAATACTCCCAAGCCATTCAAGGATATAGTGAAGAAG gTATTGATAGTCCAGATGACCTGTGTATTCTGTACTCGAACAGAGCAGCTTGTTACCTGAAAGATGGCAACAGTCAAGAATGCATACAGGACTGCACACA AGCTCTGGAGCTACAGCCTTACTCCCTCAAGCCCCTCCTGCGGCGGGCCATGGCTTATGAGTCCCTGGAGCGCTACCGTAAGGCCTACGTGGATTACAAGACGGTTCTCCAGATAGACGTCAGCGTGCAGGCAGCACATGACAGTGTCAATAG GATCACCCGCTTGCTGATTGAGGAGGACGGTGCGGACTGGCGAGAGAAACTCCCAGATATTCCTTTGGTTCCTCTTGGGGCACAGCAGCACCGCAGAGAGGAGCCGCCCAGCTCCGAAGTCCTCCAGGCTCGGGCCGAGAAGGCTGCCAAAGATGCAG AAAGGAAAGCAGAAGTTCATTTTGCAGATATGAAGCAAGCTGGGAACGAGTTTGTGAAAAGGGGCCAATACCAAGAAGCCCTGGGAAAGTATTCGGACTGCCTTAAGATAAAGTCAGAGGAATGTACTATCTACACCAACAG AGCTCTGTGCTACTTGAAGCTTGAAAGATTTTCTGAGGCCAAGCAAGACTGTGACGCCGCACTCCAACTGGAGCCAAGCAATAAGAAGGCTTTCTACAGACGAGCAATGGCCAATAAAGGGCTAAAG GACTACCTGGCATGCAGCACAGACCTCCAGGAGGTGCTACATCGGGATCCCAATGTGCAGGAGGCAGAGAAGGAGTTGGAGGAGGTGACAATTTTGCTCAAGCAAAGTCTCATCGATGCGTCACCAACTAAATCTCGGAAGGTCATCCCCATCACAGAG GTGGATGGGGATCAGGAAGCATCAACTGTAGCAAACTCTCAGTCTGACAGCTGTTTCGGGGAAGACTTGAGCAGAAAATTCCAACCCAGCAACGCGTACGAGTTTGGCCAAGCATTAAACAACGCCTGCAGTAGTGGCAACATGGCGGCGTGCGCCGACATGTTGGCTTCAACAGATCCAGAGCTACTTCCGCAGTTTTTGAGCACTCAGCTCAATGGGCAGACCATCAGCTTCATTGTCAAAGTGCTAGACTCTCACCTTCTGGAAAAGGACCCCAACCTAGTTTACAAACACCTCAATCATCTTCATACTACTGACAGGTTCTCG GTCGCACTGATGCTGCTGGAGAAGGACGAGCGGCGCCTCGTGAACCAATTGTTTGAGCACCTGTCATGTGTGGAAGGCACAGAGTTCACTAAGAATGATGTTCAGAACCTGGCCAACAAATACATCTGA